The DNA window ATGGCGGCAAGGAAAAGGTCGTCCGTCCGGATCAGATCATCCCCCTGGAAAACGGAGATTTCAAGGATTTCTAGGAACGGGTTGATCGGGGCGTCGGAGCGGCGGATACATTGTAAACCTGCTGCATTGAATCGTGTCTGGAAAAGGGGGCGATATGGTTAAACTGCGGGAATTGATTGCCAGGGTGAACGGATCGGACATCGCGTCCATCCGCAGGATAATGGATAAAACCGTCGAGGTTGCCCTGGATCCCAATGCCAATGCCGTCGATCTGAAAAATTTGATTGAGAAGGATCCCCCCTTGGCCGCGAAAATCCTCCGGAGGGCGAATTCGGCCTACTACGGACTGTCTCATAACGTATCGGACATCATGGAAGCGATCATGTTCATCGGCTTCGAGTCCGTCAAGGAACTGATCATCAGGAAAACGGTCGTTGATCTGTTCCGGAACGGAGCGACCGGTTCGGGACGTTATTCCCGTCATGCCCTTTGGGTTCATTCCGTGGCAGTGGCCAGTTGCGGAAAAATGATTGCCCGGCGGGAATTGAGTAAAACGGGCAACGATATTTATACCGTCGGCCTGCTTCATGATATCGGTTTGATCGTGGCCGATCAGTTTCTGGGGAACGATTTC is part of the Deltaproteobacteria bacterium genome and encodes:
- a CDS encoding HDOD domain-containing protein — encoded protein: MVKLRELIARVNGSDIASIRRIMDKTVEVALDPNANAVDLKNLIEKDPPLAAKILRRANSAYYGLSHNVSDIMEAIMFIGFESVKELIIRKTVVDLFRNGATGSGRYSRHALWVHSVAVASCGKMIARRELSKTGNDIYTVGLLHDIGLIVADQFLGNDFLRVIEMTEHHDDAATIWQAEEDVFSFCHDEIGGALLEEWHFPEDISLAVRQAERPSADQVACHEATALLHISHVACQQRKLGYIELLPQDLDVYERCLGKFDIDGRALDFIMDDVDKQIHQMVEHDWF